A genomic window from Wolbachia pipientis includes:
- the gyrA gene encoding DNA gyrase subunit A gives MQDNIVPISIVKELEDSYLSYAMSVIISRAIPDVRDGFKPVHRRILYAMSRAGYDAGKPYKKAARIVGDVMGKYHPHGDAAIYDSLVRMAQDFSLLLPLVDGQGNFGSIDGDPPASMRYTEARLQKVSHFLLNDIDEDTVDFRPNYDGNETEPVVLPAEFPNLLVNGASGVAVGMATNIPSHNLGEIIDACMLYIDNPEVTLDELLEVMPGPDFPTGGTILGRSGIRSAFATGRGSIVVQGKTHMEDLPQDRQAIVIDEIPYQVNKVKLIEKIGELVKEKRIDGITEIRDESDKSGIRVVIDLRRNAEASFILNQILGLTPLRSSFSVNTLVLNNNRPALMSLKEIIAAFVDFRKEVLIRRTEFRLRKTREKAHIYIGLYIAVLSIDEVIKIIRGAKDPAEASRELLNKEWKTSNEINTIIELISDSASFLKDGVYRLTELQIKAILDMKLQRLTGLEKDKLEAELSSMINLIKEYIAFLGSEEKLMKEIKNNLQEIKNRFAVPRKTAIEESDTDIEAEDLIPQEDMVITVTMNGYIKRVKLSHYRTQRRGGKGKLGQGLKEEDVTTKLFVGNTHTSLLFFSNIGRVYRLKVYKLPLAEPTARGRALVNIFPLSDGETITNIMPLPSENDENQNIVFATAYGNIRRNSLADFHYIPSNGKIAIKLDEGDKLVSVKVCNEIDHVLLSTTLGKSIRFVVSDVRQFKSRNSDGVRGIKLVKNDSVISMTILNGIGVATETKELYLKVPLAKRLGTAINNSIDSKLEKTLNDLGIDNELFLKLAVNEEFILTITENGFGKRTSAYEYRVTNRGGVGITNILTTSRNGNVVASFPVEQGDNIMLITDKGKLIRISVNEIRIAGRSTQGVTLFKTESREKVVSVAKIEDPDSTEDSIFEVENSIAS, from the coding sequence ATGCAGGATAATATAGTACCAATCTCAATAGTAAAAGAGCTGGAAGATTCTTATCTCTCCTACGCAATGAGCGTTATCATAAGCCGGGCTATACCTGACGTGCGAGATGGATTTAAACCTGTTCATAGGCGCATATTATATGCAATGTCAAGGGCTGGATACGATGCTGGTAAGCCATATAAAAAGGCGGCTCGTATAGTAGGGGATGTAATGGGGAAATATCACCCACATGGTGATGCAGCTATTTACGATTCCTTGGTTAGAATGGCCCAAGATTTCTCTCTTCTTTTACCACTTGTTGATGGACAAGGTAACTTTGGTTCGATAGATGGAGATCCACCCGCTTCGATGCGATACACAGAAGCAAGGCTTCAGAAGGTGTCACACTTTTTACTAAATGATATTGACGAAGATACAGTTGATTTTAGGCCAAACTATGATGGAAATGAAACAGAGCCTGTTGTACTGCCTGCAGAATTTCCGAATCTATTGGTAAATGGTGCAAGCGGTGTTGCAGTTGGTATGGCAACCAATATTCCTTCTCACAACCTTGGAGAAATAATAGATGCTTGTATGTTATATATAGATAATCCTGAAGTTACTTTGGATGAGTTACTTGAAGTGATGCCAGGGCCGGATTTCCCAACTGGGGGAACGATTCTTGGAAGGTCTGGAATAAGATCAGCATTTGCAACGGGTCGTGGATCAATTGTTGTGCAAGGCAAGACTCACATGGAAGACCTGCCACAAGATAGGCAAGCAATAGTGATTGATGAAATACCTTACCAGGTAAATAAAGTAAAATTAATTGAGAAGATAGGTGAGCTTGTAAAAGAAAAAAGAATTGATGGCATAACAGAAATTAGGGATGAGTCTGATAAGTCTGGTATTAGAGTAGTAATTGACCTCAGAAGAAATGCTGAAGCAAGTTTTATACTTAATCAAATATTGGGACTAACTCCACTAAGAAGTAGTTTTAGTGTTAACACTTTAGTCCTCAACAACAACAGGCCTGCTTTGATGTCGTTAAAAGAAATCATAGCTGCTTTTGTTGATTTTAGAAAAGAAGTACTAATTCGAAGAACAGAATTTCGTCTAAGAAAAACGAGGGAAAAAGCTCATATATATATAGGGCTCTACATTGCGGTCCTCAGCATAGATGAAGTGATAAAAATCATCCGCGGTGCAAAAGATCCTGCGGAAGCAAGTAGAGAACTTTTAAATAAAGAATGGAAAACTTCGAATGAAATCAACACTATTATCGAGTTGATTTCAGATAGCGCAAGCTTTTTGAAAGATGGAGTGTATAGATTAACTGAGCTACAAATTAAGGCTATCCTTGATATGAAACTGCAGCGTTTAACAGGCCTTGAAAAAGACAAATTAGAAGCTGAGCTAAGTTCAATGATCAACCTGATAAAAGAATATATCGCTTTTCTTGGCTCAGAAGAGAAGTTGATGAAAGAAATAAAAAACAATTTACAAGAAATAAAGAACAGATTTGCCGTACCACGAAAGACTGCAATAGAGGAATCAGATACGGACATTGAAGCTGAAGATCTAATTCCACAAGAGGATATGGTGATAACCGTAACTATGAATGGTTATATCAAGCGTGTGAAGCTTTCTCATTATAGAACTCAGCGTCGTGGTGGAAAAGGAAAGCTAGGACAAGGATTAAAAGAAGAGGATGTAACCACAAAATTGTTTGTTGGGAATACCCACACTAGCCTCTTATTCTTTTCTAATATTGGCCGAGTCTATAGATTAAAGGTTTATAAGTTGCCTCTTGCAGAACCAACTGCACGTGGAAGAGCGCTTGTTAACATATTTCCGCTTAGCGATGGTGAAACTATAACTAATATCATGCCGTTACCAAGTGAAAATGATGAAAATCAAAACATAGTTTTTGCTACTGCCTATGGAAACATAAGGCGTAACTCCTTAGCGGACTTTCACTATATTCCAAGCAATGGAAAAATAGCAATAAAGCTCGATGAAGGAGACAAATTAGTATCGGTTAAGGTATGTAATGAAATTGACCATGTTTTACTTTCAACAACGCTTGGAAAAAGTATCAGATTTGTTGTAAGTGATGTGCGTCAATTTAAGAGTCGCAATTCAGATGGCGTAAGAGGTATCAAACTTGTAAAGAATGACAGCGTGATATCCATGACCATATTAAATGGGATAGGTGTAGCAACAGAAACAAAAGAACTTTACTTAAAAGTTCCACTTGCAAAAAGACTGGGGACTGCAATTAATAACTCCATTGATTCTAAATTGGAAAAGACTTTGAATGATTTAGGAATAGATAACGAATTATTCTTAAAACTTGCAGTGAATGAGGAGTTTATATTAACTATTACTGAAAATGGCTTTGGTAAAAGAACTTCTGCGTATGAGTATAGAGTAACTAACAGGGGTGGTGTTGGTATCACCAATATTCTTACTACTAGCAGAAACGGTAATGTTGTTGCTAGTTTTCCAGTTGAGCAGGGTGATAATATAATGCTTATTACAGATAAAGGAAAGTTAATTCGCATTTCGGTCAATGAGATTAGAATTGCAGGACGCAGCACTCAAGGAGTCACTCTGTTTAAAACAGAAAGTAGAGAAAAAGTGGTGTCAGTAGCGAAAATTGAAGATCCTGATTCCACTGAAGATAGTATTTTTGAAGTTGAAAACTCTATCGCTTCTTAA
- the petA gene encoding ubiquinol-cytochrome c reductase iron-sulfur subunit: MDKNLTKNKKPLANKEDKKTPPVKDLTKNKGRRDFITLTTCAMAGIGAASGLWPLVKSMNPSAEVLATSTVEVNLSGIQEGRGVKVKWQGKPVFIRRRTKQEIEVARAVNVKNLRDPESDEQRVREGKDEWLIMIGICTHLGCVPVDHATRDGNGWFCPCHGSYYDTSGRVIGGPAPKNMVVPDYFFPSENVVVIGKKA; encoded by the coding sequence ATGGATAAAAATTTAACTAAAAATAAAAAACCACTGGCAAACAAAGAGGATAAAAAAACACCTCCCGTTAAAGATCTTACTAAAAATAAGGGTAGGAGAGATTTTATAACATTAACTACATGCGCTATGGCGGGTATAGGAGCTGCAAGTGGACTTTGGCCACTGGTTAAGTCTATGAATCCTTCTGCTGAAGTTCTAGCAACTTCCACAGTGGAGGTGAATTTGTCTGGAATCCAGGAAGGACGCGGAGTAAAAGTAAAGTGGCAAGGTAAACCAGTATTCATTCGTAGACGCACAAAGCAAGAAATTGAGGTTGCAAGAGCTGTGAATGTAAAGAACTTGAGAGACCCTGAGTCAGATGAACAGAGAGTACGTGAAGGAAAAGATGAATGGTTAATCATGATCGGAATATGTACACATCTTGGGTGTGTACCGGTTGACCATGCTACAAGAGATGGTAATGGTTGGTTCTGTCCTTGCCACGGTTCATATTATGATACATCAGGCCGAGTAATTGGGGGGCCTGCACCAAAAAATATGGTTGTACCTGATTATTTTTTTCCCAGTGAGAATGTTGTGGTAATTGGCAAGAAGGCTTAA
- the priA gene encoding primosomal protein N', with amino-acid sequence MTRTVDVLLPLPIDQLFSYAIEENTEVSVGDYIVVPFGKKRLIGIVWKYSDKSDRKLKFVEQKIDLPNIRPRLIAFAEWVAQYNLIPIGMLAKVIMGGVLKVNHIDKLVCAKQKQEISEISCQLNPEQQIASDKIISSLNEYSVTLLDGETGSGKTEVYLSVIAQLIKNYTAVPNAAQTLPSQCPETQLYEHCDLGLPRGCHPSAQTLGSSFSYNLITNVYFNLKPIPNLQSKFLDSSVKHWNDTFILKAKPTVTFSIPSLPRTSMTPEYVEMTPGEGNAQILILLPEIVLTSQLVNRVRGQISKNLVEWHSGLTPKTRRNNWLNIASGNAQIIIGARSALFLPYKNLKLIIIDEEHDSSFKQEQGIIYNARDMAIILAKIENIPVILSSATPLLETIHHVKSGNYNHVKLTKRFGGAELPLIKVVDMRNNKQWISSELFEGIKRTIEKKQQVMLFLNRRGYAQLAVCKKCGYKISCLNCAIWLTYHKKKNALLCHHCSYQLKLPEKCSNCQSEQPLSLYGIGIERLLEEMVKLIPNAKTAMISSDQKSVSNVIDLVLKEEVNIIIGTQIIAKGHNFPKLTLVGVINADLSLENSDLRAAEKTYQLLHQVAGRSGRFNEKGMVIVQTNNPESSIIKALLHQKRDSFYEIELKSRREAKMPPFSRLIALIICGKNQIATQKAANEIVKSLLRHPSSSTTCIQEKNVGVDKKEFEILGPSPAAINFLNNKYRYRVLLKIHNKHSLSIQKKLKYWIKNCNLNSSIAVIIDVDPVSFF; translated from the coding sequence ATGACAAGAACAGTTGATGTATTACTACCACTTCCAATTGATCAGTTATTTTCATATGCAATTGAGGAAAATACTGAAGTTTCCGTTGGAGATTACATAGTGGTGCCATTTGGCAAAAAACGCTTAATAGGGATAGTTTGGAAATATAGTGACAAGAGCGATCGGAAATTAAAATTTGTTGAGCAAAAAATCGATTTACCAAATATTAGACCAAGATTGATTGCATTTGCAGAGTGGGTTGCGCAGTATAACTTAATACCTATTGGTATGCTTGCAAAAGTGATAATGGGAGGAGTATTAAAAGTAAACCACATAGACAAATTGGTTTGTGCTAAGCAGAAGCAGGAAATAAGTGAAATAAGTTGCCAATTAAACCCTGAACAGCAGATAGCTAGCGATAAAATAATAAGCAGCTTGAATGAGTATTCAGTAACTTTACTTGACGGTGAGACAGGATCTGGAAAAACGGAAGTTTATCTCTCTGTGATTGCACAATTGATTAAGAATTACACTGCCGTTCCAAATGCTGCTCAGACTTTACCATCCCAGTGCCCAGAGACACAACTGTACGAACATTGTGATTTGGGTCTACCAAGAGGATGTCATCCCAGTGCCCAGACACTGGGATCCAGTTTTTCATATAACCTCATTACAAATGTTTATTTTAACTTAAAACCAATACCTAATTTACAATCAAAATTCCTGGATTCCAGTGTCAAGCACTGGAATGACACCTTTATACTCAAGGCAAAACCCACTGTAACATTTAGCATACCGTCTTTGCCACGTACTAGTATGACACCAGAATATGTTGAAATGACACCAGGAGAGGGTAATGCACAAATTTTAATCCTCCTACCTGAAATTGTTTTAACTTCACAATTGGTAAATCGTGTTCGCGGTCAGATATCAAAAAACCTAGTTGAATGGCACTCAGGGCTCACTCCAAAAACTCGCCGGAATAATTGGCTCAATATAGCAAGTGGAAATGCGCAGATAATTATTGGTGCACGGTCAGCACTTTTTTTGCCTTATAAAAACCTAAAATTGATTATCATTGATGAAGAGCACGACTCATCTTTTAAACAAGAACAGGGAATTATATATAATGCTCGAGATATGGCAATAATCTTGGCCAAAATTGAAAACATTCCAGTAATTTTATCGTCAGCAACTCCACTGCTTGAAACGATTCATCATGTTAAAAGCGGGAATTACAATCATGTAAAGCTAACCAAGCGATTCGGTGGTGCAGAATTGCCACTCATTAAAGTAGTGGATATGAGGAACAACAAGCAATGGATCTCCTCTGAGCTTTTTGAAGGTATAAAAAGAACCATAGAGAAAAAACAGCAGGTTATGCTTTTTCTAAACCGCAGAGGGTATGCACAACTGGCAGTTTGTAAAAAGTGTGGATATAAAATTTCCTGCTTAAATTGTGCTATTTGGCTTACATATCACAAGAAAAAAAATGCTCTTTTGTGCCATCATTGCTCTTATCAATTAAAACTCCCAGAAAAATGTTCTAATTGCCAAAGTGAACAGCCATTGTCCCTCTACGGCATAGGAATTGAAAGGTTACTTGAAGAAATGGTGAAATTAATACCAAACGCAAAAACTGCGATGATAAGTAGCGATCAGAAGTCGGTTAGTAACGTAATTGACTTGGTACTGAAAGAAGAGGTGAACATTATAATCGGCACACAAATAATTGCTAAGGGGCACAATTTTCCTAAATTAACTTTGGTTGGAGTAATAAATGCAGATTTGAGCCTCGAAAATTCTGATTTAAGAGCAGCGGAAAAGACGTATCAATTATTGCACCAAGTTGCAGGCAGGTCAGGAAGGTTCAATGAAAAAGGAATGGTAATAGTGCAAACCAATAATCCTGAAAGTTCAATAATAAAAGCATTGCTACATCAAAAAAGGGACTCATTTTATGAAATTGAACTTAAGTCAAGACGTGAAGCCAAAATGCCACCATTTAGCAGATTAATAGCGCTTATAATTTGTGGTAAGAATCAGATTGCGACACAAAAAGCAGCGAATGAAATAGTAAAATCTCTTCTCCGTCATCCAAGTAGCTCAACTACTTGCATCCAGGAAAAAAATGTAGGTGTAGACAAAAAGGAATTTGAAATTCTTGGTCCATCACCAGCAGCAATAAATTTCTTAAATAATAAGTATCGGTATAGGGTGTTGCTAAAAATACACAATAAGCACAGTCTATCTATACAAAAAAAGCTGAAATATTGGATTAAAAATTGTAACTTGAATTCGAGTATTGCAGTGATAATAGATGTTGATCCTGTGAGTTTCTTTTAA
- a CDS encoding transposase: MKEKKAPWVIEGYCNSEIFDAYVENILVPILKPGQTIVLDNASFHKSARTKNLIENVGCKILFLPAYSPDLNPIEKFWFAIKHIIRKVLPSFWPNINSAIDFVFQRSGKSYFG, from the coding sequence ATGAAGGAAAAGAAAGCACCCTGGGTAATTGAGGGCTACTGCAACAGCGAGATTTTTGATGCTTATGTAGAAAATATACTTGTTCCTATATTAAAACCTGGGCAGACTATTGTTCTCGATAATGCAAGCTTTCATAAATCTGCAAGAACGAAAAATTTGATAGAAAATGTTGGGTGTAAAATTTTGTTCTTGCCGGCATACTCACCGGATTTAAATCCGATTGAGAAGTTCTGGTTTGCTATTAAGCATATCATAAGAAAAGTGCTGCCAAGCTTTTGGCCCAATATTAATTCGGCTATTGATTTTGTCTTTCAGCGCTCGGGGAAATCTTACTTTGGTTAG
- a CDS encoding transposase translates to MIFIDESGVEDNRFYEYGWSQKGKRLFADKPGFKRKRVSIIGALNEGKESTLGN, encoded by the coding sequence TTGATATTCATAGATGAGTCTGGAGTAGAAGACAACAGATTTTATGAATATGGGTGGTCTCAAAAAGGCAAGAGGTTATTTGCCGATAAACCAGGGTTTAAAAGAAAGAGGGTAAGCATAATAGGAGCCCTAAATGAAGGAAAAGAAAGCACCCTGGGTAATTGA
- a CDS encoding IS630 transposase-related protein, with the protein MVEEKKMTMEEVGKMFKIDRKTIYWWRKRREETGSIKPSSGYQKGHSHKIKDLDGFVKFLDENRDITVKKIIEKFGNMCKDTVYNYLKKVNYTYKKNFSLSGKE; encoded by the coding sequence GTGGTTGAGGAGAAAAAAATGACTATGGAAGAAGTAGGCAAGATGTTCAAAATTGATAGAAAAACTATATACTGGTGGAGGAAAAGAAGAGAAGAAACAGGAAGTATAAAACCGTCTTCAGGCTACCAAAAGGGACATAGTCATAAAATTAAAGACTTAGATGGCTTTGTCAAATTTCTGGATGAAAACCGAGATATTACGGTTAAGAAAATAATTGAAAAATTTGGCAACATGTGTAAAGACACAGTCTACAATTATCTTAAAAAAGTAAACTATACATATAAAAAAAACTTTTCTTTATCAGGAAAGGAATGA
- a CDS encoding transposase: MSFSYYNMKKYPRNFRNITGLTIEKFEKVVEKVRSGWEKQKKCHGRRSKLPTLEDKLFCVILYYRTYITHRFLGCLFNVHNANVCRLLKRIEPLLAKKVTITKDRSMTPEKILKILADVTEQQIQRPEDSKKRKKSYSGKKRTNTMKTEIIIEEGGRILSVSKSYRGRISDFRIRKQEKYLPLDSIKHADSGYQGWQKLQSNVIIPYKKYRKKPLTPEHNRRLASFRMRVENKIREIKIFKIMSNVYRNFQKKYNLRFNIIAGIVNLKHAF; the protein is encoded by the coding sequence ATGAGCTTTAGTTACTATAATATGAAAAAATACCCAAGAAACTTTCGTAATATAACAGGTTTAACTATAGAGAAGTTCGAAAAAGTAGTGGAAAAAGTGAGGTCTGGATGGGAAAAACAGAAAAAGTGTCATGGTAGAAGATCAAAACTACCAACTCTGGAAGATAAGTTGTTTTGCGTAATTTTGTACTATCGCACTTACATAACACATAGATTTTTAGGATGCCTATTCAATGTACACAACGCAAATGTATGTAGGTTACTTAAGAGAATAGAGCCATTACTCGCCAAAAAAGTGACTATAACAAAAGATAGAAGTATGACGCCAGAAAAAATACTGAAGATTTTGGCTGATGTTACAGAACAGCAAATACAGAGACCAGAAGATAGTAAAAAACGGAAGAAATCATATTCAGGAAAAAAAAGAACCAACACTATGAAAACTGAGATTATTATCGAAGAAGGAGGAAGAATTTTATCAGTGTCAAAGTCATACCGTGGTAGAATTAGTGATTTCCGCATAAGGAAACAAGAAAAATATTTACCACTTGATAGCATAAAACATGCCGATTCTGGATATCAAGGTTGGCAAAAATTGCAAAGCAATGTTATAATTCCATATAAAAAGTATCGTAAAAAGCCATTAACTCCAGAGCATAATAGAAGATTAGCATCATTTAGAATGAGAGTAGAAAACAAGATCCGAGAGATAAAGATATTTAAGATTATGTCGAATGTTTATCGCAATTTTCAGAAAAAATATAACCTGAGGTTCAATATTATTGCTGGTATTGTAAATCTTAAGCACGCCTTTTAG
- a CDS encoding superoxide dismutase, with protein MSFTLPELPYDKTALEPYISAKTLDFHYDKHHKGYLNKLNELVENTDYQHVKIEEIITKVHGNSDKVPIFNNAAQVWNHTFYWNSMKKSGGGKPKDDGFLAKKIQDDIGGFDKFCGEFANHGVSQFGSGWVWLVLEKGKLKITKTPNADLPLIYGQVPLLTMDVWEHAYYLDCQNRRIDYIKVFLDHLINWDFAEENLKKNT; from the coding sequence ATGAGTTTTACTTTACCTGAATTACCATATGATAAAACAGCTTTAGAGCCTTACATATCTGCAAAAACCTTAGATTTTCATTATGATAAGCACCATAAAGGATATTTAAATAAACTCAACGAGCTGGTTGAAAATACAGATTATCAACATGTGAAAATTGAGGAAATAATAACAAAAGTGCATGGTAATAGCGATAAAGTTCCCATATTTAATAACGCAGCGCAAGTTTGGAACCACACTTTTTATTGGAATTCAATGAAGAAGAGTGGTGGTGGTAAACCTAAAGATGATGGTTTTCTGGCAAAAAAAATTCAAGATGATATCGGTGGTTTTGATAAGTTTTGTGGGGAATTTGCCAATCATGGAGTAAGCCAATTTGGTAGTGGATGGGTATGGTTAGTGCTCGAAAAAGGAAAGCTCAAAATCACCAAAACTCCAAATGCAGATTTGCCATTAATTTATGGCCAAGTGCCACTACTCACTATGGATGTCTGGGAACACGCCTATTATTTAGATTGTCAAAATCGTAGAATTGACTACATAAAAGTTTTCCTTGACCATTTGATTAATTGGGATTTTGCAGAAGAAAATTTAAAAAAGAATACATAA
- a CDS encoding insulinase family protein, protein MNIPQVTKLDNGLRIITEQVRDVDSVALSIRVGVGSRAESANQNGISHFLEHMAFKGTKTRTAFEIAKAFDDIGGVFNASTGRESTTYYAKVLKKDIKTGIDILIDILINSTFPEDELEREKGVVIQEIFQTNDSPSDIVFDKYFEAAYKDQPFGRSILGTQDTVKSFTRGDLDNYINEHYFGENMLFTVAGNVEHEEVVALTKDFLSKIHSKKLKNSQNASCTGGEYLEHRKLDQVHLLIGLPSVSRYDDKYHTFQVLDSILGSGMSSCLFQKVREKQGLAYSVYSFNSSYTDTGMFSIFASTDSSNLGKLLKSMTTELKKLSTDNLREEEVNRVKERIKSQILMSRESVSSRAETLGHYYGNYNRYISKNELIEKISAVTTANVKKAAKELLSQHEKTTLAAIGEIKSLPSYDKVVSMLKA, encoded by the coding sequence ATGAATATACCTCAGGTAACAAAATTAGATAATGGTCTGCGCATAATAACTGAGCAGGTGCGTGATGTTGATTCCGTAGCTTTAAGCATACGAGTTGGTGTTGGCAGTAGAGCGGAAAGTGCAAATCAAAATGGAATATCCCATTTTCTAGAACACATGGCTTTCAAAGGAACGAAGACAAGAACTGCGTTTGAAATTGCAAAAGCTTTTGACGACATAGGTGGGGTTTTCAACGCCAGCACCGGTAGGGAAAGTACCACCTACTATGCAAAAGTCCTCAAGAAAGACATCAAAACTGGTATTGATATACTAATAGATATATTGATAAATTCTACGTTTCCAGAAGATGAATTGGAACGTGAGAAGGGCGTTGTAATACAAGAGATTTTTCAGACTAATGATTCACCAAGTGACATTGTTTTCGATAAATATTTTGAGGCAGCTTATAAAGATCAACCTTTTGGCAGGTCAATCTTAGGCACGCAAGATACTGTAAAATCTTTTACTCGAGGAGATCTAGATAATTACATAAATGAACATTACTTTGGCGAGAATATGCTATTTACCGTTGCAGGAAATGTTGAACATGAAGAAGTTGTTGCATTAACCAAAGATTTTCTCTCAAAGATTCATTCTAAAAAGCTGAAAAACAGCCAAAATGCGAGCTGTACTGGTGGTGAGTATTTAGAACATCGTAAATTAGATCAGGTACACTTGCTAATTGGTCTACCTAGTGTTTCTCGTTATGACGATAAATATCACACGTTTCAAGTGCTTGATTCTATATTAGGGAGCGGAATGTCATCATGCCTGTTCCAGAAAGTAAGGGAAAAGCAGGGATTAGCTTACTCTGTTTATTCATTTAATTCCAGCTACACTGATACAGGGATGTTTTCCATTTTTGCTAGCACAGATAGTAGTAATTTAGGTAAGCTTTTAAAATCTATGACGACAGAGTTGAAGAAGCTGTCTACAGATAATCTAAGGGAAGAAGAAGTAAATAGAGTGAAAGAGCGAATAAAATCCCAAATTTTAATGTCACGCGAAAGTGTTAGCTCACGCGCTGAAACATTGGGGCACTACTATGGTAACTATAATAGGTACATCAGTAAAAATGAATTAATAGAAAAAATTAGTGCAGTTACCACTGCTAACGTAAAAAAAGCAGCAAAAGAATTGTTATCTCAGCATGAAAAAACCACTCTAGCTGCAATTGGAGAAATTAAATCATTGCCAAGTTACGATAAAGTGGTTTCTATGCTTAAAGCTTAG
- the tgt gene encoding tRNA guanosine(34) transglycosylase Tgt — protein sequence MKEEFAFKIIKQSGSAKVGTIKTPNGSVETPAFIFCATKAAIKAADIERISEAGTQIILSNTYHLMLQPGENTVAKLGGLHKMMGWNGPMLTDSGGYQIFSLGHGSVSEEIKGIRKKQKTLIKINEDGAIFRSYINGKTYCLTPENSIQIQQKLGADLILVLDECTPFHISKEYTAKSMLMSHKWAERSLNEFEKNNNGKQALYGISQGGVYQDLRRESCNFINDLPFFGQAIGGSLGQSKEQMHDVVSFTMDHLKKDRPTHLLGIGGIVDIFRGVSLGIDTFDCVHPTRLARHGGALIKVKNRDSISSKCKEHINLRNQQFELDNNPIESDCLCFTCRKHSRAYIHHLLKAKELLAYTLVTIHNVFFMNKLMASIRQAILDDRLDQEKNNWISEIPLHFDLASL from the coding sequence ATGAAAGAAGAATTTGCATTTAAGATAATCAAGCAATCAGGTTCTGCAAAAGTTGGAACAATTAAAACTCCAAATGGAAGCGTAGAAACACCAGCTTTTATATTCTGTGCAACAAAAGCTGCAATTAAAGCTGCAGATATCGAGAGAATTAGTGAAGCAGGTACTCAGATAATACTTTCCAACACCTATCACCTAATGCTTCAACCAGGAGAGAATACTGTTGCAAAACTTGGTGGTTTGCACAAGATGATGGGATGGAATGGGCCAATGCTAACTGACTCAGGTGGATATCAGATATTTAGCTTAGGGCACGGATCAGTTTCGGAAGAGATAAAAGGAATAAGAAAAAAACAAAAAACTCTGATCAAAATTAATGAGGATGGGGCAATTTTTCGTTCTTACATTAATGGTAAAACTTATTGCTTGACTCCTGAAAATTCTATACAAATTCAACAAAAACTAGGTGCAGATTTAATCTTAGTCTTAGATGAATGTACTCCATTTCACATAAGCAAAGAATACACAGCAAAATCAATGCTCATGAGCCACAAATGGGCTGAACGTTCTTTAAATGAATTTGAAAAAAACAATAATGGCAAGCAGGCACTGTATGGAATTAGTCAAGGCGGAGTATATCAAGATTTACGTAGAGAAAGTTGTAATTTTATTAACGATTTGCCATTTTTTGGTCAAGCAATAGGTGGGTCACTTGGTCAAAGTAAAGAGCAGATGCATGATGTAGTTTCTTTCACTATGGACCATCTGAAAAAAGATAGGCCTACTCATTTGCTTGGTATTGGTGGAATTGTGGACATCTTTCGCGGAGTTAGTCTTGGAATTGATACGTTTGATTGCGTGCATCCAACCCGTTTAGCAAGGCATGGTGGTGCGCTTATTAAAGTAAAAAATAGAGATTCTATTTCTTCAAAGTGCAAAGAGCATATTAATTTGCGAAATCAACAATTCGAACTGGACAATAACCCAATTGAAAGTGACTGCTTATGTTTTACCTGCAGAAAGCATTCAAGAGCTTATATACACCATTTACTGAAAGCTAAAGAGCTCCTGGCTTACACACTCGTTACCATTCATAACGTTTTCTTCATGAATAAGTTAATGGCATCTATAAGGCAGGCAATATTGGATGATAGGCTAGATCAAGAGAAAAATAATTGGATTAGTGAAATACCATTGCACTTTGATTTGGCCTCTCTTTAA